The following proteins are co-located in the Dromiciops gliroides isolate mDroGli1 chromosome 2, mDroGli1.pri, whole genome shotgun sequence genome:
- the LOC122738190 gene encoding biogenesis of lysosome-related organelles complex 1 subunit 2-like — MVSPWASRTRKGDIETPFSSLSMDGNSPLQHEQKTEMELPLQPAVYFVLTFIVQNHQAQLQDIFLIFPFPPSPNDAVVGTAEEATELLATYLTGELTATSEDYKLLENMNKLTSLKYLEMRDIAVNISRNLKDSNQKYAALQPYLDQITLIEEQVAALEQAAYKLDAYSKKLEAKYKKLERR; from the exons ATGGTCTCACCGTGGgccagcagaaccaggaaaggagACATAGAAACTCCATTCAGCAGCCTGAGCATGGATGGGAATTCTCCCCTGCAGCATgaacagaaaacagaaatgga GCTGCCCCTCCAGCCTGCAGTGTATTTTGTCCTCACCTTCATTGTGCAGAATCACCAGGCTCAGCTACAAGATATCTTTCTGATCTTCCCATTCCCACCATCTCCAA ACGATGCAGTGGTGGGGACGGCCGAGGAGGCCACGGAGCTGTTGGCCACGTACCTGACAGGCGAGCTGACGGCTACCAGTGAAGACTATAAACTTCTGGAAAACATGAACAAACTGACTAGCTTGAAGTACCTAGAAATGAGAGATATTGCAGTAAACATAAGTAGAAACCTAAAGGACTCAAACCAGAAATATGCAGCACTTCAGCCTTATCTGGATCAGATCACTTTAATTGAGGAGCAAGTAGCAGCTCTTGAGCAGGCTGCCTACAAATTGGATGCATATTCAAAGAAACTAGAAGCAAAGTACAAGAAGTTAGAGAGGCGATGA